From Aegilops tauschii subsp. strangulata cultivar AL8/78 chromosome 5, Aet v6.0, whole genome shotgun sequence:
CTAACAAGAACAGGAACGGGGATAAAGGATCACCTTGCTGTAGCCCGCGGGATGGTGCGAACAAATCCAAGAGGGTACCATTGAATTTAACAGTGTATCTCACCGAGGTGACACATGACATAATCCAGTTCACCCACCGGCAAGCGAAACCCATCTTTTGCATCATTCGCTCCAAGAAGATCCAGTCCACCCTGTCATATGCCTTAGACAGATCCAATTTGTACGCACAAAAACTCTTTTCCGGGTCTTTCTCTTGCTGGATATAGTGGAAGCACTCGAAAGAAATGAGAGCATTGTCTGTGATGAGCCGCCCAGGCACAAAGGCACTCTGCTCCGGTGAGATGATTTCATCAAGGATAGGGCGGAGCCGGTTTACTAAGCATTTGGATACCACCTTATAAATGACATTGCACAAGCTAATAGGGTGGAACTCAGTCAACCTTTCCGGATTGTCCACTTTGGGAATGAGGACGATGGCGGTGTCATTCACCCCTGGCGGCATTGTGCAAGTACGGAAGAACTCTTTCACCCCGGCAGTGACTTGCTCCTTCATCACAGCCCAATTCTTTTGGAAAAACCGGGCCGGAAATCCGTCCGGTCCCGGGGCCTTTAGGGGTCCTATCTGGAAAAGGGCGTCAGCTATCTCCTTGTCGGAAAAATCTGCACACAAACCAGTATTCATACAGTCAGAAACCCTGCAATTAATTAGGTTAATGACTGGGTCCGGGCAAATGGAGTTGTCTGCAGTGAACAGCGTGGAGAAATAGTCTGACACCATCGCAGCCATTGTGTCATGATCCGTATGTGCAGCTCCGGCAACATCAATGAGCTTTTTAATACGATTTTTCCTAGCTCGCCACTTTGCTCTCCGATGGAAAAACTTGGTATTCCGGTCGCTTTCCTTCAGCCAATCAACCCGCGAGCGTTGCGTCCACATCATTTCTTCGCGGTATAAGAGTTCGTTGAGCCTATCAGACGCCTCCCGTATGTCCTTTCTATCAGCATTCATGGCCAGCAACTCTTCTAGCTGCGTACGCGATTTATTGATCTCTTTGATTACATTCCCAAATTTCATACGACTCCACTCCTGCAGCTGATTCATAAGAAGTCCGAGTCCTGAGGAAATCTCACCAAGATTCAGCATAGCCCCTAAGTCCGTCCATGCTTTCATAATTACCTCCGGGAGCACCGGCTCCCGCTCCCACATCACTTCATACTGGCGAAATCTTCGCCCGCTGCGCTGGACCGGCTCCTCCTGTGAGCACCGGAGTAGGATGGGGAAGTGATCCGACGTGCTCACCACCAGGTGCTCCACCGTGCCGTGTGCAAAAACATCCCGCCAATCATTGGTCGCAACCGCCCGGTCCAGCCGAACCTTGACGTTGGGGCGCCCAGCGCGTTTGTTATCATATGTGTAAGGGAGTCCCGCAAAACCCAGATCACCAAGTCCACATACCTCAAGCACATCACGGAAATCAATCATCTGACCAGCGGATCTTGGCGACGCCGAGAAGTGTTCGAAGCCCCACATCGCCTCATTAAAGTCAGGTCGCTCTGTTGGTGCAAATCTTGGAGCAAGGTCCACATACGATGCCGGTCCTCTGTACGTGGTTCTCCGTAGACACACGTGAGTCTCCAAGGCGGCTCACCAGCTGTACTCGTCACATACGCATCAATATATATTTCATTAACAGTTTTCACATCCACATTCAGCGACTCATGCCAATACAAAGCCAGGCCTCCACTGAGGCCAACACAATCTAGACCATCAAAGCCTCTAAGGCCTAAACGAGCCCGGTACCTACTCATTTTATTCTTCAACTGTCTAGTTTCACACAAAAACACGATACTGGGGGAATGAGCCTGGACAAGGCTCACAAGATCACGAACTGTCCGAGGGTTCCCCCCCTCGGCAGTTCCAGCTTAAGATATTCATTGCTCCTGACGGGGCACCGTCGGCCCCGTCAGGTTGTCGGCGGCCCCTCTGCcgagtgcctccttgttttgctcTTCATCCCGCATGGTCTCGTCCTGTGTGTCACCCAGCGTTGGAGACGGCTGCTCCGCCAGCTTCCCCATGGTGCGTCGTTTCTTCGGTGTGCACTCACTCACCCCCCCAGCAGTAGGCGCAGGTGCAGAGTATAACACCATGGCCTTCCCACTAGTGTCACCGGGGGGTATGGACGCCACCTCCTCTTCTGCTGCCCTCTTACCAAGCAACGAGGCATCTGATGAGTCTGCGTTGGCCATCTCAATCTCATGGGATAGGTCCTGAAGTGCTGGAATCATATCTTCCTTTGTGGGACCCGTATGCAAACCCCCTCTGACAGGAGAGCCTCTTGGCTGCAAGCCAGGGACGCGCTCATTGCTTCTGCGGCTTGTTTCACTTTCTCCCCGGCTGGTACCAGACATCCTTTTCATCTCCTCGGCCAGCAGTTCGTCAACTGATTGGTTGCCATGACGGTGGTCCTCATGTGAGCTGTTCATCCCCCTCCTCTCCCTGGCCATGCGCCTGGTGCCACGATCGGTGCGCCCATTGTGCGAGGACGAGCCGCTGTCCGACTGAAAGCTCAGTCCTCGGTGAGCAGTTGGGTTCCCCTTCGCACGAACGGTCCCCGCCTGCCTCGTGAATCTGCGAGGCGGCGAGCACTTCAGTTTGCCACTATACTTCCCAGAAGGAGCATCACCTCTATTCTTCATAGGGCAAGATTTCTCTTGGTGCCCAAAAAAACCACAAGTGTAGTAGAAGTTGGGACACTTTTCGTACTGGATCTCGAACTGAACCATGTTCCTCTTCTCCTTCACCTTGTTTTCATAGCCACCGACGTCTCGAGCGGACGATTAAAGGGGATGGCAACCCGAACACGCACATAGTTACCTCTGTGCTCGTCCAGCGCAGTCTGAACGACCTCCCCCAGCTTGAAGCAAAGCGCTTTAACAATGGCATCCGTTCTCCAATTGACAGGGACATCCAAGATCCTAACCCAGATTTTCATTGTGTCCAACTTGCAATCCGATACCTTCCTCATCCCATCAAAAGCCTCAATGATCAACGGGTCATGCTGGTATTGCCACGGTCCTCCCCGCAGTACCCTGTCCATGTCAGCCTCACATCCAAAGTGCACCAGGTATTTGTTATCCCCTTGGTACTCGTAGTCATAGTTCTCCTTCAATTTCTAGCCGTCTCCCACGTTgtcaaagagggtgtgcggcgatGGCCTGTCCAGAGAGTAGACAAGCATGATCACCGTCCACGGGTGCTCTGGTTCATGGAGTACCCCCTCTTCTTCCAGATCCACCTCGACCAAGCCATCATCGTTAGCATCCTCCTCACCGCCCAGACCATTATCAGCTCCTACCACTTCGTGATCCTTGCCCCGATTGTGTGACTCGATCTGGACCTCATCCCCGATCAGCTCGCGGCCGGCAAGGGAAAGATCCTTGCCATCTGGGGTCATAGCCGCCATGGCTACAGAAACCCTAGCGGAAGGCTTCGGGCGGGTAGCATCCACAGAGGGAGCCCCATAATCGCCCCCGCCGTCCTCTAGGGTTACTGCAACAGCCGGCATGACAAACCCCTCAATCGTGCTTGATTCAGCCATGCCgccgggcgggggggggggggggatctgAGCGCGGGTATTGAGGATAGGTTAGCCGGATCTGGCGGTTGCTTGGGTGTGTACTTCGGCGCCGACTCCTCTCCAGATTTTAAAGGCCTCCTGACGCAGGGTTCCTTGCGGAGGGGGTCAACGAACCCTAGTCCGTGCTGGCAAACAGAGTCCAGGTTCTGGGTGGCATCTTCCAAACCCATGACAGCGGGATCGACGAGACCAGATGGCACACGCGACCGCGAGGCGGACGGGGCCGCCACGGTTCCAGCAGCCTGCGCTAGCAGGGGGCAGGAGGAGGTACCACACGCGGCCGGCTTAGCgcccggcggtggcggcggcagtgatggcggcggcggcgccgtagGGGCCGCCCCCCGATCGCCTGGCTTAGGAAACCCTAGCATCGCAGGACAGCCGGTGTCATGTTTCCGGAGAGATGCTGATAGAAAGATAAACTTCGACCAAGACAATACTCTAGTGCACGTATTTTACAGACCGAAAGCTAGCTTTGTTGCTGGGTTACCACCGAGATCGAGCTACCAATTTTTTACGGTAATGTTGATAATCTGACATCAGATTTGTAGTTTAAAAGTATGACATCATTTTATATATGCAAACTCACGTTGATACAATTAGCAATTGTTGTATTAGTTTAATTCTGATTAATATGATGTCAACAGTGCTAACAATACTAATCTCATACTAATTCGGAAAAAGTATTAATCTCGTCCAAAAACTAATCATATGAGTGCATAATGGAgatattattattactattattatcatcatcgtcatcatcatcatcatcatcatcatcatcatcattattattattattattattattattattattattatttgacCAAAAATAGTAGGGAAAACCCCTACTGTGAGTCATTTCATTTATAATTAGCAATGGGAATGTACAATGATAGGTTATAATGTGGATGTTACATGGGTTAGCAAATAGCTAACAAATTATTCATACATTGTCAATCCAGGACATCATGCCTTCTTTGAGGCTAGGCTTAGCCTAAGCATGGCCATATTAAAATTATTTCTGAAGTCAAGCTTGCAAGCGAAAGAGCTTAAGGGTTGACACACCAATTGTAATCACGTTAAGGAAGAGCCGCCACAACAACTGGCAGATGATGATTGTCATTGATCTCATTTAGAAATAAAGTCGAAGATATGAACATTATGTAAGCTGATGACGTGTTAGTGAGTTTGTTAAGATGGATGTGATACATTGATATTAGTTTGTCAAGTGGAACAAATATGGAGCTTTGTCGTTTATTCCTAAAATTGATAAAGCCTCGTTTAGTTACTGCTATGAATTTTATAGTTATATTTGCTCTTTATAAATCATGTGTACAAACTGTGGCACAGTAAATTCATGGGAGCGAAAATTTGTTCTTGCGATGACGATTATATCAGTGGCGGGCACTACTCTTGGCCCGTCACTGGCTAACTAGTTACCACTGGCGGGCGCCTGCCCGCCACTGATGTTATGTTAGCAGTGGCGGGAGGTCAGTGGCGGGCGCCCCTAAGAGTCTCGCCTAACACCGATGGCCTTTTTCCGCCCCCGGCCCGTGTCATTCTTGCAGTAGTTGTGGTTTAAGTGAAAATTTTAGATGGGAATCTTTTGCCACCTAGACCATTACAAAATAGGGTTACGTTATCCCCTCAAAAAATAGGGTTGCGTTAGTGTCAACCGACTGATTCCATGCGTGGATCAATGTGCTCGTACGATGCGATATACACAACCGTTTGATCCAGTGAGGTACACATCTGTTGGATCCCTAGTCGCCATCTCTCACACACGGCTTCTCTTATAGCACACAACAACACTGCATGTTGCGCCGCAACATTGCACGCAATGACTTCCCTTTGCAACATGGGCGACGCGTTGGTGTGACACCCCTTGCAGCACCAGCACCAGACCCACTACACCTCCGACGCTGACCCTCACACCACCTTTATAGAGCCGCCCCAGTCTTTGTATCAGTCACATCATGCGGCAACCCAACATCACCAATCACTTATCGTGCATGTTGCAACACTGATGTGATCCACGGTTGCATCAACAATCTGACACCGCTGGTAGAAGATCCCACTCCCTCACAACACCCACTCCGCAACAGCTCTCGACAACCCATTGGCCTTGCAGCCGTGGTTGCCCTGACAGCGGTCCCCGCAAGCCCATAGCACCTGTCGTCCAACGCCTCCACACCCATAGCTCACCACCCCGGCTTGCAGCAGTTGCCACCAGTCTTCATAGCATCCGCCAAGGCTCAAAGGGTCGTGGCCCACCCAGGGCTGGAGCAAAATAAAGTTTTACATGAAGTTTTTCCCACAATATTGTATTGATTTTTAGTTTGTAGTACTTTTTTTACTATCCGACCCGTCCAACATTTTTTTGATAGCTCCGCCACTGCTGGTGACGTCTACGCTCACAACTCCCCCACTTGCAGCAGTGGCCACTGGGGCTTCGCAACAGTGGCCATGTGACCATGGGCAACACTTCACATCGTTAGGTTATTTTGGGAGTTGCATGAAGGCCACCGAGTTGGACGTGTCGCTAGATGAAGGCACATCCCTGGTTTGCGTTGCAAAAGTTGGAGGGAGCCACCAACCGTGCAAGATGCGGGATGTACATGAAGAGGATAGGTAGGAAAGGAAGGGCGCTTCGGGGAAGAAATCATGTGGTAGCTAGTGACTATTCGGCCGGAGAGAAGGACGAAGGGGAAGAGCGGCCCCATGGGGCACGTGGCACATGAGCATTCGCCGTGAGCACGAGAATCAATCAGAGGATTATAACTAAAATTTGTTGCCGCTTTGTACCCCCTCCGTCTTAAAATAAGTGTCTCATACCTCCTTTGGTTTAAAGGAATCTTGTAGGAATTTCATAGGATAGGATTCTACAGGAAAAATTCTTTTAGAgccctttggtttgtaggaatgaaatcctattcctatgaaggaattcttcctatccttcacatttcataggaaaataaacattagtctagactcaatgaaaaaaatcctatgatgtgaatcaaagagcatctcctttcctattcctactcaTAGGATTTGAGCTACATATCATCTCATTTCCTATGACTTTCCTATTCCTACGAttttcctatcctatgaaccaaagaaGGCCTTAACTTTGTACTAGTTTTAGTACAAACTTGTATTAAAattaagacacttattttgagatgGAGTATATACGAAAACACAAACATAAATGAAATACTAGTACAAACTAATTAAATCAAGCTACTCCACGACTGACGGCTTTCCAAAACGGCAACGAATGTCAAACATGCATTAATTGTTTATCGGTGATGTGATGTACCTGCACGTACTATGATATTAGTATAATCTAATGATGACTGCGGCTCTCTGTCGATCTACTTCCATGGTGAGATGAATGGTTACAGGAACAGCTTGAACTTTCAAAATCATAATTGTGCCTCTGGTCGAGAATCACGGCGAGTGCGAGGACGAACGCCTGGTCCACGTCCGGGATGATATCGACATGGTACGTGTACTCTCCTTTCATGACGCTCGAGATGCTGCTCACCTCCTTGCCGATCCGCGCAACatcttccccgccgccgccgcgggaggCGGTCATCGCTCCTTTGTGGTAGCTGCCGTGGACGATGTAGTCTGGGTCGACGGAGGAATTTCCCTCGACGAACACGTGGACAAGGATCCCCGTCTCCCAAACCTGCCTCTTGTCGACGGCTCTTCGTCCATTACGGTATTTACATGAGAGTAAAAAATGCAGGGCCGGTCATTAAACTTTGTTGTGACAGTCATATTTTAGTCCTCTAACTTCCAAATTTGGTCCAACTATTTCTTTTTTTTGGCAAAATAGAAGCTATATTATTGATATCAGAAGCAGAACAAAGAACCCTAAAAGTAATAAAATTATAACTAGGTCCTCGGACCACACAACACATACTACAACCACTGACGCGAGATGAAGGCGCGCCATCGCCGCCACTGCTCTTCTGTCGGAGAAAGCACCCTCGTCATGACGACCATGGCAACCGGGAAATCTTCGATCTTCGGCCACGAAGGACCAGAACGCGGGATCAATAGCCCACACCACCGAATCTTCAACAAGAACGAGAAGTCCATCCCTAGCAACACAGAAAGATCCAACCTCTCCACCATGGATGGGGATCTTGCCGGTGTGTCAATGAAAATGAAGGAGAGAACGATACTCACAAGGCGAGATCACCGACGCCGCTTCATCCACCCGACAGAGGAGCCAACAACTCGTGGATCCACGAGGACCAAAATTGCCCTTTACTCTGCCCTCTGCCACCGACAGACCAGGACGCCTAGCCATTGCTTGATCCGTAGATCGGCAGGGCAGAGACACCGCTCGCATACCAGCACCACCAGCATCGGTAAGGGTAAGGGGAGGCGGCGGATTTGTTTCTCCATATAGGATCAACCAAATCGAAAATAAAAACATGTCGGAATCTTGTTCTTCCCTGTCATGAATACTAGCATGTTTTTCCTACAGATTTCGTCAAATATAGGAAAGTTTGACTTGGCGGAAACTTAgattttttttaagaaatgcCACCATGGCTACCTTTATTGATTTGGCAAAATCGTTACATCGTTCACTAAAGAGTTTACAAGAAAATTTGGGGGTTCATCAACCCAACTACAAGAAACATTAGTCTCATAAGAAAATTTAGCTAAATTGTGCGCAGCTTCATTTGCTTCCCTTCGGCAATGTGTGAACAACTTAGAAATTTATTTAATTTAGAACAAGGGGAGCAAGATATATTGTTTATCTTCCTTTTTGTTAATAAAAAATATAAACACTATATCTTGTTTAAATATATTGTTTATCACCTATATGAAAGCACAAATATAATCAATCTTTTCGACGAGGGTCACAACTGGCAAACTCTTACGAGCTTTATCTTGTTGGATCTAATATGCAAAAACT
This genomic window contains:
- the LOC141023122 gene encoding uncharacterized protein, with protein sequence MWGFEHFSASPRSAGQMIDFRDVLEVCGLGDLGFAGLPYTYDNKRAGRPNVKVRLDRAVATNDWRDVFAHGTVEHLVVSTSDHFPILLRCSQEEPVQRSGRRFRQYEVMWEREPVLPEIFPTRR